The nucleotide window GGGCTTATTTCACAACGAGTCCTCAGGGTAGCTTCAGAGATCGTTCTAGACATCAGAGCACGGGAGGCTTCCATCAGCATTGCAGTCAAGGCCCGCGCATTTAAAATGGCACAACTTTTTATGGGGCGCGTAATTCATGGTTCATTGGAGTTTTCATTGACAACAAGTGTTTATGATTCAAAAGTCCAgtttctctcccctctttctctcatCCTTCGCCCCCTTATCTTCCTCTTCACCAAGCAATGGAGGCAATACAAATGGCTTGAAGATGAGGCCGCTCGAGCTACTCAACCTGAACGACAGATTTTCCCGAGACGAGTGTCCTTCCAAgcctccccctctctcgtTATAGACCGGAAGGCTGTGTACCTTCAACATGCCCTGCACCACATCTTCCGACTTGGTATTCGGCTGCATGTGTACCTTCCGTGGCAAAGGGAGCATTTCGAACGTTCCGTCGCACAGGAGCTCCATCCATCTCGTGAAGCCAGTGGACCGTGGAAACAGGGACGTCGAAAGCGATATTATGGCAGTTAGCCTTCCGCAATGCTGGCGCAATAGCGCTCGCAACTTGTGCAAGAACTGAAGTGCATCTGCCGGCCGGCAAACTGACGAGCCATACAGCGCGGGCGATAGAAGACTGGGGACCAAGATCCGATGGATGATCCCAGGCGGCGACGCTTCCAGCTTCGTTGAGACATTGGCAATGAAAGTATCTAAAGGCGACGAGCTAACCGATCCTTGGGGTTGTACCCAGCCCATGACGGCCATTGACGGCGTAGCATGGAGTTCGCCCTTGACATCACTGGGTTGCAAGCGCTTCCCGAGGTCGAATGTGTGGCAAAAGGCTTCAGAAGTATTCTTGGGATCGCTGTTCACCTCTGGGTCCAGTCGCGACAAGTCAGTGCACTTAGCCGTGAATGCGAACTCGAATACCGGAAGGGGACATACCTTGGTCCGCATCATTCCCCAGGCCTTCATATCTCCACGCAATCTTCATTTTCTCTCCCGATCCCGAGACTGgcttgcttcttcttgagccACTAGCCTTCCCAAGACCGGGAAGCTCGCCTTTCCATGCCTCGCTCGGTCCAAGTACATGTACTTGATGGCCCTGTACGAGACCCTCTGCGGCATAATATCTGAGAAGAACACCTGCAAAGTCAGTCGTCCCGGACTCCTCGACAAGCAGACTGGACCCGAGTGGCAGGCCTGCGTATCCTGCCAGAAGTTGGTCGAGAGATGCTGTCCCTGTCGATGTCGTAGGTCGGCCATCGAGAGGCGACGATCGGACTCCCGCCGGAGGCAGTACTTCCTGTTTGGGGGTAGTCGGTTCTCTTGCCGGGCCTCTAGCGGATGAGCCAAGAACGACGTTCTTCTTCCTGAACGACATGGCGCGGCGAGCTTGTCTGTAGCGAACTGAGTGCCGAATTTTGCGTCTGCTCCGGTGAATGCACGCCGTCTTTTGCGGATGGGTTCAAAGCTACCAAGTTCATGCAAGTGCCTGCGATTGCGTCAGAACGAACTCGCATGCATGGCATCAAGAGAGCCCTTGCTTACTCACTTCCCAATATTCAAATCAAAGCCAATAGTCAAGTTAAAAAGAGGGATATGAGAGGAGGAATGGTTGCTCCAAAGAAAACACCAGTAAGACAAGTGGCTAGGACGGGATAGCGACGTCCTCAATGCTTCTTCTACTCCAACGCAATGTCGCTGAAGAGGGCAGGTGGGTGGGGAGCATCACTAACAAAATTTTGAGCCACGCCCGCGGTACGTACTTCAGCCCCATTGGGGTTTCAATTGCTTACTACCTATGCTGGATAAGTCTATCTCTTTGGATTTTTTCCCAGAGCTTCCTGCCGTATCCCGCATCCCCGATTCTGACCTGAAGCTTCTGCGCAGGCAACTACTAAGTACCTTTCAAGATCCGAACTCCTGCGACAGTGAACCTCGAATTTCTTGCCTTGAAGGCCCTGTACGAAACCCAACTCGCAAGCATgtccggcagcggcgatgTGACCCTCTTCGAAGAGTCCTTTACTGTTACCAACTACGATCAGTCCAAGTACGATCGAGTTGCCCGAATCTCCGCTACTTCGACAGACAACCAGACTCTCATGACCCTTGACATCAACATCGAGCTATTCCCTGCTTCCGTTTCTGACAGTCTTCACGTGGTCTTGGCTACTTCCCTAGCCCACGACGGGagcaaggacgacgagaagggaTGGAGGGACGTCACTAAAGGGAACCAAGACCGGGAGCCCACGCTCGCCGACATGTTTGACTACGTCTGCTACGGAAAGATTTACAAGTtcgaggatgccgatgatggccagACCATGTTAGTGCTCGCGGCGAATGCTCGGTGGTTGTTGATTTGGGAAACTAACGATGTTCTCATAACAGCAAGGCCTACGTCTCCTTTGGCGGTCTCTTAATGTCACTCGAGGGCCCCTACAAAAAGCTTACTCCCCTGAGAGTCGACTACGTCTATCTGTTGATCAAGAAATGATGAAGGGCCAGCTGGAATTGCCTACAATGGGCAGCCTGCAGCTTCGCTTCGTTCTATTCGGTCGCGCACGAAACGTGAGGCGACATAAAGTCCACCGAGCCGGATTATGTCCGAGAAGAATCGAGAACTGGGATGTTGTCGGAGTTGAGGGCGTTCAGGAAGAGTACAGAATCGGCGTGTTGGTCTGTTAACGATATCCTCCGTTCTCGGCTCTCTGGCCGGCTCAGCCGTCGATGGCCCCTAAAGATGGGTCCTGGTTATGCGGCCCAGGGAAGGGAAGTCTTCGGTGGATTCTTCGTACGATATGATCGTATTCAGGTTCATTGGCTCTGGTCAGGATGCCGTGACGGATAAAAAAGTCGAGAATGACCAGCGCACAGTTGGGCTTCCACTTTCCGTTGACCAACCCCTCCTGGACTTCCTCGACAGTGCAGAGGCTGAACTCAGcaacctcgccgtccttTGGCTGCGGCACAACGTCGTCGGGTAGCTCGAGATCATAAATCCATTGAACTTCGGGATAGATGAGCCCCTCCTCACCTGCCTCTGCCTCGGTGATATAAATGTACGTTACGCCGCCGACATGCTTGGCCTGGTGGCGAACCACCTGCTCCGGTAGGCTAGCTTCCTCGTCTGCCTCGCGGATTACGCACTCGAATGGGTCTTCACCTGTCATCAGCCCACCAGCCACCGTGTTGTCCAGCATTCCGGGGAACGTCGACTTGGTTGGGGAGCGACGCGGAACCCAAATTTTGATACCGTGACTCGCATCTGGACAACGCACAAAGCCCGTCATGTGAACGCCGTATCTCGTGACGCCAAACAATCCGGAGGCGGCCCTCTCAATATCGAAGAGAAGCTCGCCATGGCGGCCGTAGACAGGCCACAGCTCGTCGCGCCAGCCCCGGAGGATGGGGAAGGTGTCGTTGGTTCTCCAATAGCTGGACAGATCTGCCGCGATATTGCTGCGACTATCTAATGTCGGTCCTTGAAAGGCGCGAACGGTACGCTTCTCTGAGTTGACCTGGATCTCGCCCTTTAAGTTGCCGGGTGCCTCGAGCAGCTTTTCCACCACCCTTGGCAAGACATACCCGATAGGCACCTCGCCCTCCGAATCATTCCAGACGAGGGTGTAGACAGATCCAGGAGTCTCAGTAGGCTGCGCATTGTCCTGCTCATATGGGTACCTGTAACGTTGGTCAGCTGCAGTCTTCACGAACAGGGGATTGACTCTTACGAGTCTACTTGGTCGATGAGCTCAATGTTGGAAAAAGTCTTCATCTTGTGGAGGTAATTTCTTCTCGCAATTCGGACGACTGCTTGGTGTATGTGGAGTGGTAAAAGCGTTCGTAACATGAAAGCTTTGGCGGTGGTTTAATCAGATGATCGTGTGCAGTTCATTTTCCCCTGCTTGATTGAGCAAATATGTATGTCCTCAGGGCCGTATCGACATTGGGGTCACAGGCCGATTGCCTGAGATTCTCAACTTCCCCACGCAAAGGTTCGGGAAACTGCGTGCATGCATCTACCAAAGTGGCGGATCTGATAGAGTGATATGATTGGCTTGCGCGGCAGATGCTTCTCCCAGCGTCTGGGGCCTTCCTGCTGCCCTTTCCCCCACCCTCGAGCATGCCTCATATTTCATTCCTCGAATCATCATCAGCCTCACGTTCAGAAGATGAAAGCTCGAATTTGAACAGTTTCAACCCTCTTCTATTTTGCAAAACACAATCTCTCTGGGCACTACCACTACCACCAGAACAGCTCGTCAACAGGTCACATCTCGTTTTGGGTCTGACATTTCAACCAAGAGTTGTTCAGAGAGCGACCAGCATACCGGCATCTTATTTTCTTGACAATCGTTCACCGCCACCCAGCCATCAATGTCTGGTCCTCTTTTCGGCATCGTTCCGGCCGGTCAGCCTCTGCTGACGGACCCAACATCGGCGCCCTCAGAAACCTCATTCCTCTACTCCATATCCGCTGCCCGGCCCTTCTCTCACGTCACAgtgatgctgctgccgggCGTCGTCCTGCCCACGGACACCGCTGCAGCCATCTATTTCGCAACAGCTGccgatgtcgccgccgccgctgccacaGGCCAGACGCCAAACTTCAAATTCCTTGGCGGTATAGGGACGGGTAAAGAAAGTGCCACCTTCAAGATCAATGCTGGGGGCAACTCCAACAATTGTGGCGCGGATCTCAATAACGGGAGTGTCATGATTGGCGTCTCCGTCGAGCCGGCCGAGTCAGTATTCTCGCGCATCCAAGAGCTCTCGGTGAACCGGTCATCGCAGTCAGGGGCTGCTTCCCAGCCGTCGACGCAGCTCTTGGCGCAGAACATCATCAAGAATGCCTTTAATTTCCTTGCGAGTTTCAGTGGCACGGCCGGCCctggcggcgtcgaagtTGTGCCGTTGAAAGCGTTCGAGGAGTGGTGGAAGAAGTTCGAGAGCCGTGTCAGATCCGATCCCAGTTTTCTCGAAAGACCGCAGGATTGACACCGCCGATTCACATCTATATAGTCATTCTAGCCGATACCCTCGAGAAAGGCCACTATCGTTGTTCACTCGAATGCTTATGAAACTTATATCCAAAAGTCCGGCGTATTCAGGTTGCACAACGCCTGTATGCGGGAAAACAACATCAATTCTGCAAAGGCTCAATGCTATGATGCCTCCCCAAAATGAAATAGTCTAAGCTACCCGTGGCACACGTCTGACAAGAACGCCTCAAAAGTGTCATCAAACCAGACCCTCAACGGGCTAGAATGCCTGGAATCACCACCGTACCGCGAACGCCATCTTTGGAATCAtgaaaaagaagaacaaaACACCGGTAGAAGAAGCAAAACCTCTAATCCAATCGCTGCCCAGACATGCATGTTACACTGCATCGCAGGCAATCTCTTTCCCTCACTCCTCATCCAAAGGTTTCATCAGCGGGCTCTTCAACCGTGTTGGACTACCAGCACGACTGCGACGGCCTGCATTGACTACACTCGGTACAAGCCTCTCTCGGCTCTCTGTTCTCACGGCCAAACCGCCACGGTCCATGGAAAAGGGCGGGCGTACATCGTCGAATCGTTCAATGTTGAGTTTTGGGGTGGCAAGTCCGGATGAGCGGCCAGCCCTGGACCCCTCGCTACTGTCGGAGTGCTCGTTTTCGTCTGAATCAACAGAGCCTAGCTCAAACTGATCcgcgtcgccctcctcaagAACCCGTTCATAGGTCGTCGATGAACGACCGAAAAGCTTGCTGGTCAAGGAGAAGCCCCGTCCAAACTTCCGTGGGCTTCCTGGACGTCGTGTTCCCCGCACGGCGGTGGCAACCCTGCCAAACCATCGAGCCCGGCGGTCACGCTTGCGCAAAAGAAAGGCCAAAACGACCAGTATCAGGACGAAGGCTAGAATACCAGAGCCCGATTTCGTTTTGGCCTTGTCCAACAGATCGTCGGCAGTGTCGTCCcattcgtcgtcgtcatttTCAACCGGGATGGGGGAGAACTTGGAACCTGCCGGCTCGAAGTCCGTTGCACCGGCAATGTTGCTTCCAAATCCAACCGACAAGGCTGCTCCCTTGGGTGGGATCTGACCGGCTGCGTAAAGCACTATCTTGCCCAACGTCCAGCTAACCTCGACTCCGTCAATCTCATTC belongs to Colletotrichum higginsianum IMI 349063 chromosome 5, whole genome shotgun sequence and includes:
- a CDS encoding Paxneb protein; this encodes MSFRKKNVVLGSSARGPAREPTTPKQEVLPPAGVRSSPLDGRPTTSTGTASLDQLLAGYAGLPLGSSLLVEESGTTDFAGVLLRYYAAEGLVQGHQVHVLGPSEAWKGELPGLGKASGSRRSKPVSGSGEKMKIAWRYEGLGNDADQEVNSDPKNTSEAFCHTFDLGKRLQPSDVKGELHATPSMAVMGWVQPQGSVSSSPLDTFIANVSTKLEASPPGIIHRILVPSLLSPALYGSSVCRPADALQFLHKLRALLRQHCGRLTAIISLSTSLFPRSTGFTRWMELLCDGTFEMLPLPRKVHMQPNTKSEDVVQGMLKVHSLPVYNERGGGLEGHSSRENLSFRLSSSSGLIFKPFVLPPLLGEEEDKGAKDERKRGEKLDF
- a CDS encoding RNA polymerase Rpb8; protein product: MSGSGDVTLFEESFTVTNYDQSKYDRVARISATSTDNQTLMTLDINIELFPASVSDSLHVVLATSLAHDGSKDDEKGWRDVTKGNQDREPTLADMFDYVCYGKIYKFEDADDGQTIKAYVSFGGLLMSLEGPYKKLTPLRVDYVYLLIKK
- a CDS encoding NUDIX domain-containing protein, whose protein sequence is MLRTLLPLHIHQAVVRIARRNYLHKMKTFSNIELIDQVDSYPYEQDNAQPTETPGSVYTLVWNDSEGEVPIGYVLPRVVEKLLEAPGNLKGEIQVNSEKRTVRAFQGPTLDSRSNIAADLSSYWRTNDTFPILRGWRDELWPVYGRHGELLFDIERAASGLFGVTRYGVHMTGFVRCPDASHGIKIWVPRRSPTKSTFPGMLDNTVAGGLMTGEDPFECVIREADEEASLPEQVVRHQAKHVGGVTYIYITEAEAGEEGLIYPEVQWIYDLELPDDVVPQPKDGEVAEFSLCTVEEVQEGLVNGKWKPNCALVILDFFIRHGILTRANEPEYDHIVRRIHRRLPFPGPHNQDPSLGAIDG
- a CDS encoding Duf775 domain protein; this encodes MSGPLFGIVPAGQPLLTDPTSAPSETSFLYSISAARPFSHVTVMLLPGVVLPTDTAAAIYFATAADVAAAAATGQTPNFKFLGGIGTGKESATFKINAGGNSNNCGADLNNGSVMIGVSVEPAESVFSRIQELSVNRSSQSGAASQPSTQLLAQNIIKNAFNFLASFSGTAGPGGVEVVPLKAFEEWWKKFESRVRSDPSFLERPQD